From the Musa acuminata AAA Group cultivar baxijiao chromosome BXJ3-7, Cavendish_Baxijiao_AAA, whole genome shotgun sequence genome, one window contains:
- the LOC135587081 gene encoding large ribosomal subunit protein uL4-like isoform X2, whose amino-acid sequence MAAAVRPLVTVQPLEGDMATDAPAAVPLPDAFKVPIRPDVVRFVHDNLSKNRRQPYAVSKLAGHQTSAESWGTGRAVSRIPRVPGGGTHRAGQGAFGNMCRGGRMFAPTKTWRRWHRRVNVNMRRYAVASALAASAVPSLVLARGHRIESVPELPLVVSDSAEGVEKTASAIKILKQIGALPDAEKAKDSQGIRPGKGKMRNRRYISRKGPLIVYGTEGSKIVKAFRNIPGVDVANVERLNLLKLASGGHIGRFIIWTKSAFEKLDSVFGTFDKPSEKKKGYVLPRPKMVNADLSRIINSDEVQSVVRPIKKEVKRRTLKKNPLKNLYTLLKLNPYAKTARRMSLLAEAQRVKAKKEKLDKKRTQLPKEEAAAVKAAGRAWYKTMISDSDYAEFDNFSKWLGVTQ is encoded by the exons ATGGCTGCCGCAGTCCGGCCGCTCGTAACCGTGCAGCCCCTTGAGGGCGACATGGCCACCGACGCGCCCGCCGCCGTCCCCCTCCCTGACGCCTTCAAGGTGCCGATTCGCCCGGACGTCGTTCGCTTCGTGCACGACAACCTCTCTAAGAACAGACGCCAGCCTTACGCTGTCTCTAAGCTCGCCGGTCACCAGACCTCGGCCGAGTCCTGGGGCACTGGCCGCGCCGTCTCCCGTATCCCCCGTGTGCCAGGCGGCGGAACCCACCGCGCTGGCCAGGGTGCCTTCGGCAACATGTGCCGCGGCGGCCGCATGTTCGCCCCCACCAAGACCTGGCGCCGCTGGCACCGCCGCGTGAACGTCAACATGCGCCGCTACGCTGTCGCCTCCGCCCTCGCCGCTTCCGCTGTCCCCTCCCTTGTTCTCGCCCGCGGTCACCGCATTGAGTCTGTCCCCGAGCTGCCCCTCGTGGTCTCTGATTCCGCTGAGGGCGTCGAGAAGACTGCCTCAGCCATCAAGATTCTCAAGCAGATCGGCGCCCTCCCAGATGCCGAGAAGGCCAAGGACAGCCAAGGAATCCGTCCTGGCAAGGGGAAGATGCGTAACCGACGCTACATCTCGCGTAAAGGCCCCCTGATCGTCTATGGCACCGAGGGTTCCAAGATCGTCAAAGCCTTCCGCAACATTCCTGGAGTCGATGTGGCCAATGTCGAGCGCCTCAACCTGCTGAAGTTGGCTTCCGGAGGCCACATCGGCCGGTTCATCATCTGGACCAAATCAGCCTTCGAGAAGCTGGACTCGGTGTTCGGTACCTTCGATAAGCCATCCGAGAAGAAGAAGGGGTACGTGCTACCACGGCCAAAGATGGTGAATGCTGATCTGTCGAGGATCATCAACTCAGACGAGGTGCAGTCTGTGGTGCGGCCGATCAAGAAGGAGGTGAAGAGGCGCACTCTGAAGAAGAACCCGCTGAAGAATCTCTACACGCTGCTGAAACTGAACCCATATGCGAAGACTGCCAGGAGGATGTCTCTGCTTGCTGAGGCGCAGCGCGTCAAGGCCAAGAAGGAGAAGCTCGACAAGAAGAGGACTCAGCTCCCCAAG GAAGAAGCTGCTGCAGTCAAGGCTGCTGGACGGGCATGGTACAAGACCATGATCTCAGATAGTGATTATGCAGAGTTTGACAACTTCTCCAAGTGGCTAGGTGTGACACAGTGA
- the LOC135587081 gene encoding large ribosomal subunit protein uL4-like isoform X1 has product MAAAVRPLVTVQPLEGDMATDAPAAVPLPDAFKVPIRPDVVRFVHDNLSKNRRQPYAVSKLAGHQTSAESWGTGRAVSRIPRVPGGGTHRAGQGAFGNMCRGGRMFAPTKTWRRWHRRVNVNMRRYAVASALAASAVPSLVLARGHRIESVPELPLVVSDSAEGVEKTASAIKILKQIGALPDAEKAKDSQGIRPGKGKMRNRRYISRKGPLIVYGTEGSKIVKAFRNIPGVDVANVERLNLLKLASGGHIGRFIIWTKSAFEKLDSVFGTFDKPSEKKKGYVLPRPKMVNADLSRIINSDEVQSVVRPIKKEVKRRTLKKNPLKNLYTLLKLNPYAKTARRMSLLAEAQRVKAKKEKLDKKRTQLPKEEAAAVKAAGRAWYKTMISDSDYAEFDNFSKWLGVTHIWHVR; this is encoded by the exons ATGGCTGCCGCAGTCCGGCCGCTCGTAACCGTGCAGCCCCTTGAGGGCGACATGGCCACCGACGCGCCCGCCGCCGTCCCCCTCCCTGACGCCTTCAAGGTGCCGATTCGCCCGGACGTCGTTCGCTTCGTGCACGACAACCTCTCTAAGAACAGACGCCAGCCTTACGCTGTCTCTAAGCTCGCCGGTCACCAGACCTCGGCCGAGTCCTGGGGCACTGGCCGCGCCGTCTCCCGTATCCCCCGTGTGCCAGGCGGCGGAACCCACCGCGCTGGCCAGGGTGCCTTCGGCAACATGTGCCGCGGCGGCCGCATGTTCGCCCCCACCAAGACCTGGCGCCGCTGGCACCGCCGCGTGAACGTCAACATGCGCCGCTACGCTGTCGCCTCCGCCCTCGCCGCTTCCGCTGTCCCCTCCCTTGTTCTCGCCCGCGGTCACCGCATTGAGTCTGTCCCCGAGCTGCCCCTCGTGGTCTCTGATTCCGCTGAGGGCGTCGAGAAGACTGCCTCAGCCATCAAGATTCTCAAGCAGATCGGCGCCCTCCCAGATGCCGAGAAGGCCAAGGACAGCCAAGGAATCCGTCCTGGCAAGGGGAAGATGCGTAACCGACGCTACATCTCGCGTAAAGGCCCCCTGATCGTCTATGGCACCGAGGGTTCCAAGATCGTCAAAGCCTTCCGCAACATTCCTGGAGTCGATGTGGCCAATGTCGAGCGCCTCAACCTGCTGAAGTTGGCTTCCGGAGGCCACATCGGCCGGTTCATCATCTGGACCAAATCAGCCTTCGAGAAGCTGGACTCGGTGTTCGGTACCTTCGATAAGCCATCCGAGAAGAAGAAGGGGTACGTGCTACCACGGCCAAAGATGGTGAATGCTGATCTGTCGAGGATCATCAACTCAGACGAGGTGCAGTCTGTGGTGCGGCCGATCAAGAAGGAGGTGAAGAGGCGCACTCTGAAGAAGAACCCGCTGAAGAATCTCTACACGCTGCTGAAACTGAACCCATATGCGAAGACTGCCAGGAGGATGTCTCTGCTTGCTGAGGCGCAGCGCGTCAAGGCCAAGAAGGAGAAGCTCGACAAGAAGAGGACTCAGCTCCCCAAG GAAGAAGCTGCTGCAGTCAAGGCTGCTGGACGGGCATGGTACAAGACCATGATCTCAGATAGTGATTATGCAGAGTTTGACAACTTCTCCAAGTGGCTAGGTGTGACACA CATCTGGCATGTCAGATGA
- the LOC135583771 gene encoding uncharacterized protein LOC135583771: protein MFCAVRLDKKISVSRHWNATGVMKFKEGDWVEVFRRNEEPYGSWFPSKVLSVDVDKCAVRCELSATPDGRPIIEKVHERDVRPCPPHAPGTEHWMVGDIVEVFDAHSWRVGKIAKVLSDDYVVTKIFGSIQLKEFHVSNLRSRRAWQNNHWVMINKRTLQGHLKPQHVSIHDDEIRGTGKKRKASSKNEVYNLLDRRTLQRKLDGVTFSKSTVRENATLLKSARDRINMYTQMEADKVSSDVHFRNSSAVPTKVTEEIAECSVASCSGNDIIETANQNSRRHTKDIARNTFDHVMSLCPHEGGRESQRISGDKLAASIHELELHAYQSTMQALYASGPLSWEQESLLTNLRLSLNISNEEHLLHLRQLLSTEVL, encoded by the exons ATGTTCTGTGCTGTTCGTCTGGATAAAAAGATTTCCGTGTCACGACATTGGAATGCTACG GGAGTAATGAAGTTCAAAGAAGGTGATTGGGTGGAGGTCTTCAGAAGAAATGAGGAGCCATATGGCTCCTGGTTCCCTTCAAAAGTTCTATCGGTTGATGTTGATAAGTGTGCTGTAAGATGTGAGCTATCTGCAACTCCAGATGGAAGGCCCATAATAGAAAAGGTGCATGAAAGAGATGTCAGGCCTTGCCCTCCCCATGCTCCTGGCACGGAGCATTGGATGGTTGGCGACATTGTTGAGGTGTTTGATGCACATTCTTGGAGGGTGGGAAAGATTGCTAAGGTCCTCAGTGATGATTATGTTGTGACCAAAATCTTTGGTTCGATCCAGCTTAAAGAGTTCCATGTATCTAATCTGAGGTCTCGACGAGCTTGGCAGAACAACCACTGGGTTATGATCAACAAG AGAACTCTGCAGGGGCATCTCAAACCCCAGCATGTCTCAATTCATGATGATGAGATAAGAGGCACCGGCAAGAAAAGGAAGGCTAGTTCAAAAAATGAAGTTTATAACCTGCTTGACAGAAGAACACTGCAACGAAAATTAGATGGTGTTACATTCTCAAAATCTACAGTTCGTGAAAATGCTACACTCCTTAAATCTGCTAGAGACAGAATAAATATGTATACTCAGATGGAAGCTGATAAGGTGTCATCAGATGTGCATTTCAGAAATTCATCTGCAGTACCTACAAAGGTTACTGAAGAGATTGCTGAATGCTCTGTTGCTAGTTGTAGTGGTAATGATATAATAGAAACCGCTAATCAAAATAGTAGAAGACATACCAAGGATATTGCCAGAAATACTTTTGATCATGTCATGTCTTTGTGCCCACATGAAGGTGGGAGAGAGAGCCAAAGGATTTCTGGAGACAAGTTAGCTGCCAGTATTCACGAATTAGAGCTACATGCATATCAATCTACCATGCAAGCGTTATATGCATCCGGTCCTTTGAGTTGGGAACAGGAGTCACTTCTAACAAATCTTCGTCTCTCACTAAATATTTCTAACGAAGAGCATTTACTTCACTTGAGGCAGCTATTATCTACTGAAGTTCTTTGA
- the LOC103990931 gene encoding calmodulin-like protein 11, translating into MDLLTEEQISEFQEAFCLFDKDGDGCITLEELGTVIKSLGQNPSEEELHEMIREGDSDGNGTIEFGEFLNLMSRKVKETNVEEELKEAFKVFDKDQNGYISASELRNVMMNLGEKLTDEEVDQMIREADLDGDGQVNYEEFVRMMMAV; encoded by the exons ATGGATCTTCTGACAGAGGAGCAGATCAGTGAGTTCCAAGAAGCTTTCTGCCTCTTCGACAAAGATGGAGACG GGTGCATCACGCTGGAAGAGCTTGGCACGGTCATCAAATCATTGGGTCAGAACCCGAGCGAAGAGGAGTTGCATGAAATGATCCGGGAAGGAGACTCGGACGGCAATGGAACCATAGAGTTCGGGGAGTTCTTGAATCTGATGTCCAGAAAAGTGAAG GAGACTAATGTGGAGGAAGAACTGAAGGAAGCATTCAAGGTCTTCGACAAAGATCAAAATGGCTATATTTCAGCTAGCGAG CTGAGGAATGTGATGATGAATCTGGGAGAGAAGTTAACAGACGAGGAGGTGGATCAGATGATCAGGGAGGCCGACTTGGACGGAGATGGGCAAGTGAATTACGAGGAATTCGTGCGAATGATGATGGCTGTCTGA